The sequence below is a genomic window from Thalassobaculum sp. OXR-137.
AACGGCGCGTCCCACTCGCCGTCTTCGTCGGCCGCCTCTGCCTCGGCCGGGCCACCGTCCAGGGCGCCGAACGTGTCCGAACGACGGTTCTGATGGGCCGACAGACGTTCCACGATCAGGTCCAGCTGGTCCAAATCCTGGTAGCGTAGCGTGACACTACCGGACCCGTTATTGGCGTTATGATTGATCGCTACCACTAGACCTGTGCGGTCGGACAGGTCCTGCTCCAAGATACGGGTATCCGCATCCTTCTGCTTCGGCGCCGCCGGTGCCGGGGGCGGCGCCTTCTCGCGCTGGACCAGACGCTCGGTATCGCGCACGTTCAGCTTGCGGGTGACCACCTCGCGGGCGAGTGCGGCCGGGTCTTCGGCCGACAGCAGGGCACGGGCGTGGCCGGCGGTGAGCTGGCCGTCCTCCACTAGAACCCGCACCTCGTCGGGCAGGTTGAGCAGGCGCAGGGTATTGGCCACATGGCTGCGGCTCTTGCCGACCGCGCGGGCGATATCGTCCTGGGAATGGCTGTATTCGTCGATCAGGCGGCGATAACCCTCGGCCTCTTCCAGCGGCGTGAGGTCGCGGCGCTGAACGTTTTCGACGATGGCGATCTCCATCGCCGTCTGGTCGTCGAACTCGCGGATGAGGACCGGAACCTCGTGGAGCTGGGCGAGCTGCGCGGCCCGCCAGCGCCGTTCGCCGGCGATGATCTGGTACTTGTCGCCATCGGGCGCGCGGCGCACCAGGATCGGCTGGATCACCCCCTGCTCGCGCACGCTTTCGGCCAGCTCGCGCAAGTCTTCCTGGTCGAACCGCCGGCGCGGCTGGAACGGACCCGGGGTGAGCTGCTCGACCGGGAGCGCCCGGGACTGGCGCAGCCGTTCGAGCTGGGCCTGCTCGTCCTCGTCCTCCCCCAGCAGGGCGGACAGGCCGCGGCCCAGCTTGTTGCTGCGACGTTTGCCGGTTTCTTCGCTCATCTCACCTCGGACGGACTGGTCTGAGTGGCTAGGCGGCGACGGCGTTGGCCGCGAGGGCGGATTCCCGCGTCAGAACCTCGCGCGCCAGGGAGATATACGCCTTCGAGCCGCTGCAGGCCATGTCGTAGACGATGACCGGCTTGCCGTAGGACGGCGCCTCGGAGACGCGGACGTTGCGCGGGATCATGGTGCGGTAGACCACGTCGCCGAAATACTCGCGCACATCGGCCGCCACCTGATCCGACAGGTTGTTGCGGCGGTCGTACATGGTGAGCACCACGCCCTGGATCTCCAGGCCGGGGTTCAGCGCCTTGCGCACCCGCTCCACGGTCCGCACGAGTTGGGAGAGACCCTCCAGCGCGTAGAACTCGCACTGCAGCGGCACCAGCACGGCGTCGGCCGCCACCAGCGCGTTCAGGGTCAGCAGGCCGAGCGACGGCGGACAGTCGATCAGGATGTAGTCGTAGGGCGAGGTCGCCGCGTGCCGGACCACCGCCTCGCGCAGGCGGAACTCGCGATGGTCCATGTCGACCAGCTCGATCTCGGCACCGGAGAGATCGGTAGAGGCCGGAACCACCTCCAGGCCGGGGACCGGCGTCTCGATCGCCGCCTCGGCGATGGTCGCCTCGCCGATCAGCACGGCGTAGGAATCCGCGTCGCGTCCCTTGCGCGGGACGCCGAAGCCTGTCGAGGCATTGCCCTGGGGGTCGAGGTCGATGACCAGGACCTTCTTCTTGCAGGCAGCCATGGCCGTTGCCAGGTTGACCGCCGTCGTCGTCTTTCCGACGCCGCCTTTCTGGTTCACGATCGCCAGGATCCGCGGTGCCACTACCTGGTTGGTCTGTCCGTCAAGCACGGCTTACCTCCTCCAGCTTCAGCACGACCCCCCGAGAGTCAGAAATGCTGGGAGCCTTGGTGACGGCCATCTTCCAGGTGTTTTGGGCGGTAGTCAACTCGGCGTCTGCCTGCTCTCCCTTCAGGAACAGAAATACCGTTTGCTCATCGGCATATCGCTCTGCGTAGCGCAGCAGTTTGTCGACCGGCGCCAGCGCGCGCGCGGTGATAATACCGGCGCGAATCGGACGTAGTGATTCGATTCGACAGGCTTCCAGGGTCGGTTTCACACCAGTGAGCCTCGCCACTTCCTGGAGGAACGCGACCTTCCGACGGTCGGATTCCACCATGGTCACGTCGTCGCGGCCGAGGATGGAGAGCACCAGCCCGGGAAACCCCGCCCCCGAGCCGAAATCCAGAACCGGTCCCGGCAGGTCTTTCATGTGAGACATCAGCTGGGCGGAATCGAGGAAATGGCGCGACCACAGCTCCGGCAGCGTCGCCGGAGCCACCAGATTGATCCGGGCCTGCCACTTCTGAAGCAGCTCGGCATAGGTTTCGAGGTGCGCGCGCTGGGCATCGGTCAGCGAGAGACGCTGTTGAAGCTCTTGAGGGGTCACGCCGCGGACTTTTTGTCGGATTTTTTCACGTGACGCAGCAAAGCGACCGTCGCCGCCGGCGTCATTCCGGGAAGTCGGCTTGCCTGACCGAGGGTCTTGGGCCGTTCGCGCGTCAGCAGCGCCCGGATTTCCGTC
It includes:
- the rsmG gene encoding 16S rRNA (guanine(527)-N(7))-methyltransferase RsmG; the encoded protein is MTPQELQQRLSLTDAQRAHLETYAELLQKWQARINLVAPATLPELWSRHFLDSAQLMSHMKDLPGPVLDFGSGAGFPGLVLSILGRDDVTMVESDRRKVAFLQEVARLTGVKPTLEACRIESLRPIRAGIITARALAPVDKLLRYAERYADEQTVFLFLKGEQADAELTTAQNTWKMAVTKAPSISDSRGVVLKLEEVSRA
- a CDS encoding ParB/RepB/Spo0J family partition protein gives rise to the protein MSEETGKRRSNKLGRGLSALLGEDEDEQAQLERLRQSRALPVEQLTPGPFQPRRRFDQEDLRELAESVREQGVIQPILVRRAPDGDKYQIIAGERRWRAAQLAQLHEVPVLIREFDDQTAMEIAIVENVQRRDLTPLEEAEGYRRLIDEYSHSQDDIARAVGKSRSHVANTLRLLNLPDEVRVLVEDGQLTAGHARALLSAEDPAALAREVVTRKLNVRDTERLVQREKAPPPAPAAPKQKDADTRILEQDLSDRTGLVVAINHNANNGSGSVTLRYQDLDQLDLIVERLSAHQNRRSDTFGALDGGPAEAEAADEDGEWDAPLPDEVDLTAGIDPTRPRPTAPDEEGIAEPAGEAADGSDLDGDDPTDTRWDFDDDDEDDDPLIPKT
- a CDS encoding AAA family ATPase, which gives rise to MLDGQTNQVVAPRILAIVNQKGGVGKTTTAVNLATAMAACKKKVLVIDLDPQGNASTGFGVPRKGRDADSYAVLIGEATIAEAAIETPVPGLEVVPASTDLSGAEIELVDMDHREFRLREAVVRHAATSPYDYILIDCPPSLGLLTLNALVAADAVLVPLQCEFYALEGLSQLVRTVERVRKALNPGLEIQGVVLTMYDRRNNLSDQVAADVREYFGDVVYRTMIPRNVRVSEAPSYGKPVIVYDMACSGSKAYISLAREVLTRESALAANAVAA